A stretch of the Bacillus licheniformis DSM 13 = ATCC 14580 genome encodes the following:
- a CDS encoding SpaA isopeptide-forming pilin-related protein has translation MRSKKYSFSLSKKRGLKSFLVTCLALYLIFSQVVGFTLTAVAAGTSTGGSVFFDSVTIKNSEDQTVDGSKGDEPALKPGDKVTLTYEWSLKNDEEAGAENSFTVEVPKSFEFAQDAEGEVKSADQQIIGSYQVKADSNIFTVTLKSPAEGSAGAKGAIALSAKFAADMKSDTKTVTALFQLGAGKTQQVIIPVNTGSESETAKNDPPSSEDDQSDDQSKSSGGQDQEETKKKAADAENSDSKPAASSRLAAAGSLASGGNQITQNILTGVTLTDEHGKPYDKSNRADTNSPAKISITWDIPNELGKTINDGDRYEFDLPEAFIMYNDITNQPLSSDGITYGYFSIDTKGHVVMTFNGEVKEDSNVKGTLFVNTQFNAQKIKGSTTQKIPFPVKSDTPEVTVYFKPKVSKTIDKSGTFDKGINPGQVTWTVDLNKKLDQVKNAKLQNFPEGLTYRSVKVYQLDVNIDGSVSRGDEVLSGYTVDADGNVTFDGEIDSAYRLIYVTDIDDSAKPNEGGNAAFRNKATFGGDNLEPASAEASVTAKYGKMIEKSSTGYKSDSQTFSWTILYNYGEKKIDESKASITDSFGSADLHLVSDSLKVIPITFNQNGSEQAGTPLTEGKDYTLSDNGSGFEIKFNQDVTGAYKITYQTEVNSGVIIDKSTTYTNTAVTGTGESKKASGTAVQQNLIKGYSNIDYKKKTVDWTIAINKNNYTMNNWKLDDNFESGGLTLLDGSFRLQDVTNNKTLEEGKDYTLIIKPDHEGFLLELIGDYATTNSQLKITYTTNMNADFSNENVKNTAESTWTDHSSTERKNKEASSFTPNRQTSHNGFKHGLYNAVSKEITWKIGINYNGEPSKNPYIKDSLADDQQFEKGSVVVKSYSVNKDGSITEGDILPASQYDVEEPSAANKQTLTVHLKTDDSVPYLIEFKTSLKGQVIKHDPYTNKATYHNAGYSERELTASVSVADGGSLVFKGGKQNGGYVDWSINVNASQSVLEDVKVTDTPDTNQILAEDSFKVYQAKYDEKGAVKDSSGNLVPDDVQLKKGEDYTLDIKTDNATGEQSFVLKFTGDYKKIDRAYVIQYQSLINIAGTSGHVNNKVSISGTNVQEQTQENNSSVFVAVSSGGGSGSGERGSLTILKTGEDGTPLSGADFQLRTKDNEQLLRTGTTDDNGKLTFGNIRYGTYILKEIKAPDGYTISDAYADGVSVEINSSSSSAGALYKVVNEKNKVTLIKQDEQKNPLEGAVFKLEKKSGDGAFTTIRTNIKSDKNGKVEINGLPPGDYRLLETKAPEGYLLNTKELGFSVKTNDKNQVPDVDLGTLINYKGRAHLTKEDAEGRQLEGAEFKLIDHEGKTIHEKLTSDQDGKTAVSDLAPGRYAFVETKAPEGYVINSKAIEFTISESAKEKPESVDAGKAVNYKGSVYLTKEDAEGRTLKGAEFKIVDHEGKTVHEKLTSDEDGKIAVSGLAPGRYAFVETKAPEGFMLNNDQIEFTIPGSAEGKPEPVDAGAAVNYKGSVHLTKEDAKGHKLEGAVFKIADQIGNTVQEELVSDRNGTVTASGLAPGRYAFVETKAPDGFVLNSGKIEFVIPDSAKGKPEHVDAGTFVNYKGSVYLEKKDEDGNGLEGAVFKIIDSEGKTVKDDLISKEGGKIEAGDLAPGSYQFVEKHAPDGYLLSTDPIPFSITGKHEGEPKQVKLTALNKKNSVVLTKVGQDDKSAGLQGAQFDLTDETGKVLKTGLATDADGRITVYGLKPGNYQFVETKAPKHYQLDKTPISFTVKNTDTKQIELTAENQLTPGDVKLTKVDSNNKKAVLKGAEFKLLDADGKPVKAGGNSKKLPAVWTTDQNGQFTAEGLAPGRYQFVETKAPDGYKLDETPIPFEIKKGQTKPVEVIASNEKLKTPAVDKGAPDPNSGDPKTDNKGTPDRNSKGDPKTNDNGHLKDTLPKTGDTDSIIPIMIGILLILSGGAFAFFTRKKQRKA, from the coding sequence TTGAGATCGAAAAAATATTCGTTCAGCCTCAGCAAAAAAAGAGGGCTGAAATCATTTTTGGTCACTTGCCTGGCATTGTATTTGATCTTCAGTCAAGTTGTCGGCTTTACGCTGACGGCAGTGGCTGCCGGCACATCAACAGGCGGCAGCGTGTTTTTTGATTCAGTGACAATCAAAAACAGCGAAGATCAAACGGTTGACGGCTCAAAGGGAGACGAACCAGCATTAAAGCCGGGAGACAAAGTGACACTCACATACGAGTGGTCGTTAAAAAACGATGAAGAAGCCGGCGCCGAAAACAGTTTCACTGTAGAGGTACCTAAAAGCTTCGAATTCGCTCAGGATGCCGAGGGAGAAGTGAAATCGGCAGATCAGCAGATCATCGGCAGCTATCAAGTGAAAGCGGACAGCAACATTTTTACCGTAACTCTAAAAAGCCCTGCCGAGGGCTCTGCCGGAGCAAAAGGGGCCATTGCGCTGTCAGCAAAGTTTGCCGCAGATATGAAAAGCGATACAAAAACGGTCACAGCTCTCTTTCAACTCGGAGCAGGCAAGACACAGCAAGTGATCATACCCGTGAATACAGGCTCCGAATCGGAAACGGCGAAAAATGATCCTCCGTCATCTGAGGACGATCAGTCAGACGATCAATCAAAATCTTCAGGAGGACAGGACCAAGAGGAAACGAAGAAAAAAGCTGCCGACGCTGAGAACAGCGATTCAAAACCGGCGGCATCTTCCAGACTGGCGGCAGCCGGAAGCCTTGCGTCCGGTGGCAATCAAATCACCCAAAATATTTTAACCGGCGTGACGCTGACGGATGAGCACGGAAAGCCTTATGACAAAAGCAATCGAGCCGACACGAATTCTCCGGCGAAAATCTCAATTACTTGGGACATCCCGAATGAGCTCGGAAAGACGATAAACGACGGCGACCGCTATGAATTTGATCTGCCTGAAGCTTTTATCATGTACAACGACATTACGAATCAGCCATTAAGCTCAGACGGCATCACGTACGGCTATTTTTCAATTGATACAAAAGGCCACGTTGTGATGACGTTTAACGGCGAAGTGAAAGAAGATTCGAATGTCAAAGGGACGTTGTTTGTCAACACCCAGTTCAACGCACAAAAAATAAAAGGCTCGACGACTCAAAAGATTCCTTTTCCGGTGAAATCAGACACTCCGGAAGTAACGGTTTATTTCAAACCAAAAGTAAGCAAAACCATTGATAAATCAGGAACTTTCGATAAAGGCATCAACCCCGGGCAGGTCACATGGACAGTCGACCTCAACAAAAAATTGGATCAGGTGAAAAATGCCAAGCTGCAGAACTTTCCAGAGGGGCTGACCTATCGTTCTGTCAAAGTTTATCAGCTGGATGTCAACATAGATGGTTCAGTCAGCCGGGGAGATGAAGTTCTTTCAGGCTACACCGTAGACGCAGATGGAAATGTCACATTCGACGGTGAGATAGATTCGGCTTACCGCCTCATCTATGTGACGGACATCGATGACTCCGCAAAACCGAACGAAGGCGGAAACGCTGCATTTAGGAACAAGGCAACGTTCGGCGGAGACAATCTGGAACCGGCTTCTGCAGAGGCCTCTGTCACGGCCAAATACGGGAAAATGATCGAAAAATCGTCGACAGGTTATAAAAGCGATTCACAGACGTTCAGCTGGACGATTTTATATAACTATGGAGAGAAAAAAATCGACGAATCCAAAGCGAGCATAACAGACTCGTTTGGTTCCGCTGATTTGCATCTTGTTTCAGATTCCTTAAAGGTGATTCCGATTACTTTCAATCAGAACGGCAGTGAGCAGGCTGGAACGCCTCTAACGGAAGGCAAGGATTATACGCTCTCTGATAATGGAAGCGGGTTTGAAATCAAATTTAACCAAGATGTTACCGGAGCTTACAAAATCACGTATCAAACCGAGGTCAACAGCGGAGTAATCATCGATAAATCAACAACCTATACGAACACTGCAGTGACCGGAACAGGAGAATCAAAGAAAGCTTCAGGTACAGCCGTTCAGCAGAATTTGATAAAAGGCTACTCAAACATTGATTACAAGAAGAAAACGGTCGATTGGACGATCGCAATCAACAAAAACAACTACACGATGAACAATTGGAAGTTGGATGACAATTTCGAAAGCGGCGGGCTCACGCTCCTCGACGGATCATTCCGCCTTCAGGATGTGACGAATAACAAAACGCTTGAAGAAGGCAAAGACTATACATTGATAATAAAACCGGATCATGAAGGTTTTCTCCTGGAACTCATCGGAGATTATGCGACAACGAACAGCCAGCTTAAGATCACGTATACCACGAATATGAATGCCGACTTTTCCAACGAAAATGTCAAAAACACGGCAGAATCAACGTGGACTGATCACAGCAGCACTGAACGCAAAAATAAGGAAGCGAGCAGTTTTACGCCGAATCGCCAGACATCCCACAACGGCTTCAAACACGGCTTATACAACGCTGTTTCAAAAGAAATCACGTGGAAAATCGGCATCAACTATAATGGAGAGCCGTCAAAAAACCCTTATATTAAAGATTCTTTAGCAGATGACCAGCAATTTGAAAAAGGCTCGGTTGTCGTCAAGAGCTATTCAGTTAATAAAGACGGTTCCATCACAGAAGGAGACATCCTGCCCGCCTCCCAATATGATGTGGAAGAGCCGTCGGCTGCCAATAAACAAACTTTGACCGTCCATTTGAAAACGGACGATTCCGTCCCGTATCTTATTGAATTTAAAACATCGCTAAAAGGACAGGTCATTAAGCACGATCCTTACACCAATAAGGCCACGTACCATAATGCCGGATATTCAGAGCGTGAGTTGACGGCATCCGTTTCGGTCGCAGACGGAGGAAGCCTCGTTTTCAAAGGAGGCAAACAAAACGGAGGTTATGTCGATTGGAGCATCAATGTCAACGCGAGCCAGTCGGTGTTGGAAGATGTAAAAGTCACCGATACTCCGGATACCAATCAAATTTTAGCTGAAGATTCTTTTAAAGTTTATCAGGCTAAATATGATGAAAAAGGTGCAGTCAAAGACAGCAGCGGAAATCTTGTCCCGGATGATGTTCAGCTTAAGAAAGGCGAGGACTATACACTGGATATCAAGACCGACAATGCAACCGGCGAACAATCATTTGTCCTGAAATTTACAGGCGATTACAAAAAAATCGACCGCGCCTATGTTATTCAATATCAATCATTGATCAATATTGCCGGCACGAGCGGCCATGTTAACAACAAAGTGTCGATTTCGGGAACGAATGTCCAGGAACAGACCCAGGAAAACAACAGCTCGGTCTTTGTTGCCGTTTCAAGCGGCGGCGGTTCAGGCTCAGGGGAAAGAGGAAGCCTGACAATCCTTAAAACGGGAGAAGACGGGACGCCGCTTTCCGGAGCAGATTTTCAATTGCGGACAAAAGATAATGAGCAGCTCCTGCGGACAGGAACGACTGACGACAACGGCAAGCTGACATTCGGCAATATTCGCTATGGCACTTACATTTTAAAAGAAATCAAGGCGCCTGACGGATATACGATCAGCGACGCCTATGCAGACGGGGTCTCCGTTGAGATTAACAGCAGCTCTTCAAGTGCCGGAGCGCTTTACAAAGTCGTGAATGAGAAGAATAAGGTGACGCTTATCAAACAAGACGAACAAAAGAATCCGTTGGAAGGAGCCGTGTTCAAGCTGGAGAAAAAATCCGGCGATGGCGCCTTTACGACAATACGTACAAATATTAAGAGCGACAAAAACGGAAAAGTTGAGATCAACGGTTTGCCGCCCGGCGATTATCGTTTGCTGGAAACGAAAGCGCCTGAAGGTTATCTCTTAAATACAAAAGAACTCGGCTTCTCCGTCAAAACGAATGATAAGAATCAAGTACCTGACGTTGATTTAGGAACATTGATCAACTATAAAGGCAGAGCACATTTAACGAAAGAAGATGCAGAAGGCCGTCAATTAGAGGGGGCTGAATTCAAGCTCATTGATCATGAAGGCAAAACCATTCATGAAAAGCTCACCTCAGATCAAGACGGGAAAACCGCGGTATCTGACCTTGCGCCTGGCCGCTATGCCTTTGTTGAAACCAAAGCGCCCGAGGGCTATGTGATAAACAGCAAGGCAATCGAGTTTACCATATCTGAATCGGCAAAAGAAAAACCGGAATCCGTGGACGCAGGCAAAGCCGTCAACTATAAAGGTTCGGTTTATTTGACAAAAGAGGATGCGGAAGGCCGTACGCTGAAGGGCGCTGAGTTTAAGATCGTTGATCATGAAGGCAAAACCGTTCATGAAAAGCTCACTTCCGATGAAGACGGAAAAATCGCAGTTTCAGGCCTGGCGCCTGGGCGCTATGCTTTCGTGGAAACGAAGGCGCCCGAGGGCTTTATGTTAAACAACGATCAAATAGAATTCACCATCCCGGGCTCAGCTGAAGGGAAACCGGAGCCGGTTGATGCAGGCGCCGCTGTTAATTATAAAGGCTCGGTTCATTTAACAAAAGAAGATGCGAAAGGCCACAAGCTTGAAGGAGCCGTTTTTAAGATCGCAGATCAAATCGGGAATACCGTACAGGAGGAACTGGTCTCAGATCGAAATGGAACTGTTACGGCTTCAGGCCTGGCGCCTGGGCGCTATGCTTTCGTAGAAACGAAAGCGCCTGATGGATTTGTATTGAACAGCGGGAAAATCGAGTTTGTCATCCCGGATTCCGCTAAAGGAAAACCTGAACATGTAGATGCGGGCACATTCGTTAACTATAAAGGTTCTGTTTACTTGGAGAAAAAAGATGAAGACGGCAATGGATTAGAAGGAGCCGTGTTTAAAATCATTGACAGCGAAGGCAAAACGGTCAAAGACGATTTGATCTCTAAAGAAGGCGGCAAAATCGAGGCTGGCGATTTGGCGCCGGGAAGCTATCAATTTGTTGAAAAACATGCGCCTGACGGCTACCTGCTGTCAACAGATCCGATCCCATTTTCCATTACCGGGAAACACGAAGGTGAGCCGAAACAGGTTAAACTGACGGCTCTCAACAAGAAAAACAGCGTTGTGCTCACAAAAGTCGGCCAGGATGACAAGAGCGCCGGACTTCAGGGAGCGCAGTTCGATTTGACAGATGAAACCGGCAAGGTGCTGAAAACCGGTTTGGCAACAGACGCAGACGGCCGGATCACAGTGTACGGTCTTAAGCCCGGTAACTACCAATTTGTCGAAACAAAAGCGCCTAAGCATTATCAATTGGATAAGACGCCAATATCGTTCACAGTCAAAAATACTGATACAAAGCAAATCGAACTGACTGCAGAGAACCAATTGACACCTGGCGATGTGAAACTGACGAAAGTGGACAGCAACAATAAAAAGGCTGTTTTAAAAGGAGCCGAATTCAAACTGCTCGATGCCGATGGAAAGCCAGTTAAAGCCGGAGGCAACAGCAAAAAGCTGCCGGCAGTCTGGACTACAGACCAAAACGGGCAGTTCACAGCGGAGGGATTGGCACCTGGACGCTATCAATTTGTCGAAACGAAGGCTCCTGACGGTTACAAGCTGGATGAAACACCGATTCCTTTTGAAATTAAAAAAGGACAGACAAAACCGGTCGAGGTGATCGCGTCCAATGAAAAACTGAAAACGCCGGCTGTTGATAAAGGCGCACCGGACCCGAATTCGGGAGACCCTAAAACAGATAACAAAGGCACACCGGACCGAAATTCGAAAGGAGATCCTAAAACAAATGACAACGGTCATTTGAAAGATACGCTTCCGAAAACCGGTGACACAGACAGCATCATTCCGATCATGATCGGCATCCTGCTGATTCTGTCTGGAGGAGCCTTCGCTTTCTTCACAAGAAAGAAACAAAGAAAGGCGTAA
- a CDS encoding class A sortase, translating to MYKKMIVAVLVISGILFVLSPFIKESIIINLNKNKNFDLTAEQAEQNNAQKASFDFEAIQPPSILETIKASLDRESKAVIGRITISSVNLKLPILKGTTNQNLLYGATTMRPDQKMGEGNYPLAGHHMKRESLLFGPLLNIEKGDTVKITDFKKDYIYAVTSKQFISEMDTDVIQETKKKEITLITCDKAVRTEGRLAVKGKLIHVAVHR from the coding sequence ATGTATAAAAAAATGATCGTTGCCGTGCTTGTCATATCAGGAATACTCTTCGTCTTGTCTCCTTTCATTAAAGAAAGCATCATCATCAATCTCAACAAGAATAAAAATTTTGATTTGACTGCTGAACAGGCGGAACAAAACAATGCACAAAAGGCTTCATTTGATTTTGAGGCGATTCAGCCGCCTTCTATTTTGGAAACAATAAAAGCCAGCCTCGATCGTGAATCAAAAGCGGTCATCGGCCGGATCACCATAAGCAGCGTCAATCTCAAGCTTCCGATATTGAAGGGCACAACCAATCAAAATCTTCTTTACGGAGCGACAACAATGCGACCCGATCAGAAAATGGGCGAAGGCAACTACCCGCTGGCAGGCCATCATATGAAGCGGGAGAGCCTCTTATTCGGTCCCCTTCTCAACATTGAAAAAGGAGATACCGTTAAAATCACAGACTTTAAAAAAGACTATATATACGCTGTGACGTCGAAACAATTCATTTCTGAAATGGACACAGATGTGATTCAAGAGACGAAAAAAAAGGAAATTACACTGATTACATGTGACAAAGCTGTGAGAACCGAAGGACGCCTTGCTGTCAAAGGAAAGCTGATTCATGTTGCTGTACACAGATAA
- a CDS encoding sugar porter family MFS transporter yields MNEQGNQKSFLRTIILVSTFGGLLFGYDTGVINGALPYMSEGDQLNLTAFTEGLVASSLLLGAALGAVFGGRLSDYIGRRKNIIFLAVLFFFSTLGCTLAPDVTVMVISRFLLGVAVGGASVTVPTYLAEMSPSEKRGRMVTQNELMIVSGQLLAFTFNAILGTTMGDSSHVWRYMLAIAAVPAVFLFFGMLRMPESPRWLVSKGKNEAALGVLKRIRKEKRAHSEVAEIEAAVMKESEMKKANYKDLAVPWVRRIVFLGIGIAVVQQITGVNSIMYYGTEILKNAGFETKAALIGNIANGVISVLATFVGIWLLGKVGRRPMLLTGLIGTTSALLLIGIFSNVLQGSAALPYVVLTLTVTFLAFQQGAISPVTWLMLSEIFPLRVRGLGMGVTVFCLWIANFFVGFSFPILLESIGLSSTFYIFVGLGLLSIAFVKKFLPETKGLTLEQLEHNFRNYKSETAQSGASAKISG; encoded by the coding sequence ATGAATGAACAGGGAAATCAGAAATCATTTTTGCGTACTATTATTTTAGTCTCGACGTTCGGCGGGCTTCTATTCGGGTATGATACCGGAGTAATCAACGGAGCCTTGCCTTATATGTCTGAAGGAGATCAGCTGAACCTGACAGCATTTACAGAAGGATTGGTCGCGAGTTCGCTTCTCCTGGGAGCCGCATTGGGAGCGGTGTTCGGCGGAAGGCTATCCGATTATATCGGACGCCGCAAGAACATCATTTTTCTAGCTGTACTTTTCTTTTTCTCGACGCTTGGATGTACGCTTGCGCCTGATGTGACGGTTATGGTTATCTCACGGTTCCTGCTCGGAGTTGCCGTAGGAGGAGCATCTGTTACAGTCCCGACTTACTTGGCTGAAATGTCTCCTTCAGAAAAAAGGGGACGAATGGTTACCCAAAATGAATTAATGATTGTCTCCGGACAGCTTTTGGCATTTACCTTCAATGCCATCCTCGGAACCACAATGGGCGATTCCTCACATGTTTGGCGTTACATGCTGGCCATTGCCGCAGTCCCGGCTGTATTCTTGTTCTTTGGTATGCTGAGAATGCCCGAAAGTCCGCGATGGCTTGTCTCTAAAGGGAAAAATGAAGCGGCGCTGGGTGTTCTGAAAAGAATCCGCAAGGAAAAAAGGGCGCATTCGGAAGTTGCTGAAATCGAAGCTGCAGTCATGAAAGAATCGGAAATGAAAAAAGCGAATTATAAGGACCTGGCTGTTCCTTGGGTGCGCCGAATCGTATTTCTTGGAATCGGTATCGCTGTCGTTCAGCAGATTACCGGTGTAAACTCTATTATGTATTACGGAACAGAAATTCTTAAAAATGCCGGGTTTGAAACTAAAGCTGCACTCATCGGCAATATTGCAAACGGTGTCATTTCAGTATTGGCGACGTTCGTGGGGATTTGGCTTTTAGGAAAAGTGGGACGCAGACCGATGCTGTTGACCGGTTTAATAGGAACGACATCAGCTTTGCTGCTTATCGGCATCTTCTCAAACGTCCTTCAAGGTTCAGCTGCTCTTCCTTATGTCGTACTTACGCTGACTGTAACCTTCCTTGCATTCCAACAAGGCGCCATTTCTCCTGTAACATGGCTCATGCTTTCTGAAATATTCCCGCTTCGCGTACGCGGCCTCGGGATGGGCGTCACCGTGTTTTGTTTGTGGATCGCCAATTTCTTTGTCGGATTCTCGTTTCCGATACTGCTTGAATCGATTGGGCTGTCCTCGACATTCTACATTTTTGTCGGACTTGGACTTCTTTCCATTGCATTCGTGAAAAAATTCCTTCCTGAAACAAAAGGCCTCACGCTTGAACAGCTTGAGCATAATTTCCGCAACTATAAATCGGAAACAGCACAAAGCGGTGCAAGCGCTAAAATCAGCGGGTGA
- the thiL gene encoding thiamine-phosphate kinase, with translation MDEFELIQRITPRSLSHREIEIGIGDDAAVYHTKNNYQEIVAVDTMVDGIHFLSSHSSPADIGYKALAVNISDIAAMGGRPKYYLVSIAVPSGWGATDIEAMYEEMNKLATLYEMDLIGGDTVSANGPLVLTVTAIGEIEKGRSCLRSHAEPGDVVFVTGELGSSAAGLSFILGQTSARDETQSQYFIERHKRPEPRVEAGLICSRYHHVALNDISDGLASELNEIAEASRVSIDIYKELIPVHSDLHILHTKWEEWVLFGGEDFELVGTISNDQWERFSQECSEHDVRVHQIGRVTKQGQAEVFYHDGQDRVLLEKKGYNHFKQDR, from the coding sequence ATGGACGAATTTGAATTAATTCAAAGGATTACGCCCCGTTCGCTTTCTCATCGGGAAATAGAAATCGGTATTGGAGACGATGCCGCTGTTTATCATACGAAGAACAATTATCAGGAGATCGTTGCAGTCGATACGATGGTCGACGGTATTCATTTTTTATCATCCCATTCATCGCCTGCCGATATCGGATATAAAGCATTGGCTGTGAATATTAGCGATATTGCCGCAATGGGAGGCCGACCCAAGTACTATCTTGTGTCAATCGCCGTTCCTTCCGGTTGGGGCGCGACGGATATTGAAGCCATGTATGAAGAAATGAATAAACTGGCGACACTATATGAAATGGATTTAATCGGCGGGGACACCGTATCTGCAAACGGGCCGCTCGTTTTGACCGTAACAGCAATCGGCGAAATTGAAAAGGGCAGATCTTGTTTAAGGAGCCATGCCGAGCCCGGTGATGTCGTTTTTGTGACGGGAGAACTTGGCTCATCAGCTGCCGGCCTGTCTTTTATATTGGGCCAAACATCGGCGAGAGACGAGACGCAGTCTCAATACTTTATTGAGCGGCACAAGAGGCCTGAGCCGAGGGTGGAAGCAGGTTTGATCTGTTCACGCTATCACCATGTGGCGCTTAATGATATCAGCGACGGGCTTGCCAGTGAATTAAATGAAATTGCTGAAGCGAGCCGTGTTTCCATTGACATATATAAAGAGTTGATTCCGGTCCATTCGGATTTACATATATTGCACACAAAATGGGAAGAGTGGGTCCTTTTCGGCGGCGAGGATTTTGAACTCGTCGGTACGATTTCTAATGATCAATGGGAACGTTTTAGTCAGGAATGCTCCGAGCATGATGTGCGGGTTCATCAAATCGGCCGCGTCACAAAACAAGGACAGGCGGAAGTGTTTTATCATGACGGACAGGACCGCGTTCTTCTCGAAAAAAAAGGATATAACCATTTTAAACAAGACAGGTGA
- the tsaE gene encoding tRNA (adenosine(37)-N6)-threonylcarbamoyltransferase complex ATPase subunit type 1 TsaE yields MKTLEWKTTEPEETKNIARLAAKYVQPGDVITLEGDLGAGKTTFTKGFAEGIGIKRVVSSPTFTIIKEYRDGSLPLFHMDVYRMEDETEDLGLDEYFEGDGVCLVEWAHLIEEQLPKERLEVVIKRLGDDKRKLTFTPKGRRYENLCEEISKHDDTCD; encoded by the coding sequence GTGAAAACGTTAGAGTGGAAAACGACAGAGCCTGAAGAGACAAAAAACATTGCCAGGCTGGCGGCAAAATATGTTCAGCCCGGTGATGTCATCACATTGGAGGGCGATCTTGGAGCAGGCAAAACGACTTTTACGAAAGGGTTTGCCGAAGGGATCGGCATCAAGCGGGTTGTCAGCAGCCCGACTTTTACCATCATCAAAGAATACCGTGACGGCTCTCTTCCGCTGTTTCATATGGATGTGTACAGGATGGAAGACGAGACGGAAGATCTCGGATTAGATGAATATTTTGAGGGAGACGGCGTCTGCCTTGTGGAATGGGCGCATTTGATTGAAGAGCAGCTTCCAAAAGAACGCCTTGAGGTGGTCATTAAGCGGCTTGGTGATGACAAGCGAAAGCTGACCTTTACACCTAAAGGCAGGCGCTACGAAAATCTTTGCGAGGAGATCAGCAAACATGACGATACTTGCGATTGA